Proteins encoded in a region of the Pseudomonas sp. GOM7 genome:
- a CDS encoding DUF4212 domain-containing protein, with protein sequence MTTDKANAAAYWKANVRLITLSLIVWALASYGFAMILRPMLAGIMVGGADLGFWFAQQGSILVFIGLIFHYAWRMNKLDKEFGVEE encoded by the coding sequence ATGACTACTGATAAAGCAAATGCAGCGGCGTACTGGAAGGCGAATGTACGCTTGATCACCCTGAGCCTGATCGTCTGGGCTCTGGCCTCGTATGGATTCGCCATGATCCTGCGACCCATGCTCGCGGGCATCATGGTTGGCGGAGCCGATCTCGGCTTCTGGTTCGCTCAGCAGGGCTCCATCCTCGTCTTCATCGGGCTCATTTTTCACTACGCGTGGCGAATGAACAAACTCGATAAAGAATTCGGCGTCGAGGAGTAA
- a CDS encoding sodium:solute symporter family protein, translating to MSQFAINLLFVGASFALYIGIAIWARAGSTKEFYVAGGGVHPVTNGMATAADWMSAASFISMAGLIAAGGYANSTFLMGWTGGYVLLAMLLAPYLRKFGKFTVPDFIGDRFYSRGARLTAVICLVIISVTYVIGQMAGAGVAFSRFLEVSNSTGIWIAAAVVFAYAVFGGMKGITYTQVAQYVVLIIAYTIPAIFISLQLTGNPIPPLGLFGDHVESGVPLLQKLDEVVRELGFAAYTADVDNKLNMVLFTLSLMIGTAGLPHVIIRFFTVPRVADARWSAGWTLIFIALLYLTAPAVASMARLNLVTTIYPQGASAPALAYEERPEWVKTWEQTGLIQWQDKNGDGRIQMYNDAAPAFTATAQERGWNGNELTVNNDILVLANPEIANLPGWVVGLIAAGAIAAALSTAAGLLLAISSAISHDLIKTLINPKISEKNEMIAARLSMAAAILLATYLGLNPPGFAAQVVALAFGIAAATLFPVLMMGIFSKRMNDKGAICGMVVGLVVTLLYIFTYLGWFFIPGTNSLPNTPDAWFMGISPASFGSVGALINFAVAYAVSRVTAAPPQHIQDLVESVRTPKGAGVALSH from the coding sequence ATGAGCCAATTCGCCATCAACCTGTTGTTCGTCGGGGCGTCCTTTGCGCTCTATATCGGTATCGCCATCTGGGCCCGCGCCGGCTCCACCAAGGAATTCTACGTCGCGGGCGGTGGGGTACACCCGGTCACCAACGGCATGGCCACCGCCGCCGACTGGATGTCCGCCGCGTCCTTCATCTCCATGGCCGGCCTGATTGCCGCTGGCGGTTATGCCAACTCCACCTTCCTCATGGGCTGGACTGGTGGCTACGTGCTGCTGGCCATGCTGCTGGCGCCGTACCTGCGCAAGTTCGGCAAGTTCACCGTGCCGGATTTCATCGGCGATCGCTTCTACAGCCGGGGGGCGCGCCTGACGGCGGTGATCTGCCTGGTGATCATCTCCGTCACCTACGTGATCGGGCAGATGGCCGGTGCCGGTGTGGCCTTCTCGCGCTTCCTCGAGGTGAGCAACTCCACGGGTATCTGGATCGCTGCGGCGGTGGTGTTCGCCTACGCCGTGTTCGGCGGCATGAAGGGCATCACCTATACCCAGGTGGCGCAGTACGTGGTGCTGATCATCGCCTACACCATCCCGGCCATCTTCATCTCCCTGCAACTGACCGGCAACCCGATCCCGCCGCTGGGTCTGTTCGGTGATCATGTCGAGTCCGGCGTGCCGCTGTTGCAGAAACTCGATGAGGTGGTGCGTGAGCTGGGCTTCGCGGCCTATACCGCCGATGTCGACAACAAGCTGAATATGGTGCTGTTCACCCTGTCGCTGATGATCGGTACCGCCGGTCTGCCACACGTGATCATCCGCTTCTTCACCGTGCCGCGCGTGGCCGATGCTCGCTGGTCCGCCGGCTGGACGCTGATCTTCATCGCCCTGCTGTACCTCACCGCACCGGCCGTGGCCTCCATGGCACGTCTGAACCTGGTCACCACCATCTATCCGCAAGGCGCTTCTGCCCCGGCGCTGGCGTACGAAGAGCGTCCGGAGTGGGTCAAGACCTGGGAGCAGACCGGCCTGATCCAGTGGCAAGACAAGAACGGCGATGGCCGCATCCAGATGTACAACGATGCCGCCCCGGCCTTCACCGCGACTGCTCAGGAGCGCGGCTGGAACGGCAACGAGCTGACCGTCAACAACGACATCCTGGTGCTGGCCAACCCGGAGATCGCCAACCTGCCTGGTTGGGTGGTCGGTTTGATCGCCGCAGGTGCCATCGCGGCGGCGCTGTCCACTGCGGCGGGGCTGTTGTTGGCGATTTCCTCGGCGATCAGTCATGACCTGATCAAGACCTTGATCAATCCGAAGATCAGCGAGAAGAACGAGATGATAGCGGCGCGGTTGTCCATGGCGGCGGCGATCCTGCTGGCCACCTACCTGGGGCTCAACCCGCCTGGCTTCGCCGCGCAGGTGGTGGCGCTGGCCTTCGGGATAGCCGCGGCAACCCTGTTCCCGGTGCTGATGATGGGGATTTTCTCCAAGCGCATGAACGACAAGGGCGCCATCTGCGGCATGGTGGTTGGCCTGGTGGTGACGCTGCTGTACATCTTCACCTACCTGGGCTGGTTCTTCATCCCGGGCACCAACAGCCTGCCGAACACCCCGGATGCCTGGTTCATGGGGATTTCCCCGGCTTCCTTCGGCTCCGTCGGTGCGCTGATCAACTTCGCCGTGGCTTACGCCGTGTCTCGGGTAACCGCCGCACCGCCGCAGCACATCCAGGATCTGGTGGAAAGCGTGCGTACCCCCAAAGGTGCTGGCGTGGCTCTGAGCCACTGA
- a CDS encoding urease subunit beta yields the protein MIPGEYQIADGEIELNAGRRTLTLSVANSGDRPIQVGSHYHFFETNDALLFDRAAARGMRLNIPAGTAVRFEPGQSREVELVELAGARRVFGFAGRVMGAL from the coding sequence ATGATTCCTGGCGAATACCAGATTGCCGACGGCGAGATAGAACTCAATGCCGGTCGCCGCACCCTGACCCTCTCCGTGGCCAACAGCGGCGACCGGCCGATCCAGGTCGGCTCGCACTACCACTTCTTCGAGACCAACGACGCCCTGCTGTTCGACCGCGCCGCCGCGCGCGGCATGCGCCTGAACATCCCGGCCGGCACCGCCGTGCGCTTCGAGCCTGGGCAGAGCCGCGAGGTGGAACTGGTGGAACTGGCCGGCGCGCGCCGCGTGTTCGGCTTCGCCGGCCGGGTGATGGGGGCGCTTTAA
- the ureA gene encoding urease subunit gamma, which translates to MDLSPREKDKLLIFTAGLVAERRLARGVKLNYPEAMAYISAALLEGARDGQTVAELMHFGTTLLARDQVMEGVPEMIPEIQIEATFPDGTKLVTVHQPIA; encoded by the coding sequence ATGGATCTGAGTCCACGCGAGAAAGACAAGCTGCTGATCTTCACCGCTGGCCTGGTGGCCGAGCGCCGCCTGGCCCGTGGCGTGAAGCTGAACTACCCGGAGGCCATGGCCTATATCTCCGCTGCCCTGCTCGAAGGCGCCCGCGACGGCCAGACAGTGGCCGAGCTGATGCACTTCGGCACCACCCTGCTAGCCCGCGATCAGGTGATGGAGGGCGTACCGGAGATGATCCCGGAAATCCAGATCGAGGCCACCTTCCCCGACGGCACCAAGCTGGTGACCGTCCACCAACCGATCGCCTAA
- the ureC gene encoding urease subunit alpha, translating to MKISRQAYADMFGPTVGDKVRLADTDLWIEVEKDFTTYGEEVKFGGGKVIRDGMGQGQLCAADVVDTLITNALIIDHWGIVKADVGLKDGRIAAIGKAGNPDIQPDVTIAIGAGTEVIAGEGMILTAGGIDTHIHFICPQQIEEALMSGVTTMIGGGTGPATGTNATTCTSGPWHMARMLQAADAFPMNLGFTGKGNASLPEPLIEQVKAGAIGLKLHEDWGTTPAAIDNCLSVADQYDVQVAIHTDTLNESGFVETTLGAFKGRTIHTYHTEGAGGGHAPDIIKACGFSNVLPSSTNPTRPFTKNTIDEHLDMLMVCHHLDPSIAEDVAFAESRIRRETIAAEDILHDLGAFSMISSDSQAMGRVGEVITRTWQTADKMKKQRGALPEDAPGNDNFRVKRYIAKYSINPAITHGISHEVGSIEVGKWADLVLWRPAFFGVKPTLILKGGAIAASLMGDANASIPTPQPVHYRPMFASYAGSRHATSITFISQAAFDAGVPEQLGLQKRIGVVKGCREVQKTDLIHNGYLPNIEVDAQNYQVKADGQLLWCEPAEVLPMAQRYFLF from the coding sequence ATGAAGATTTCCCGCCAAGCCTACGCCGACATGTTCGGCCCCACCGTCGGCGACAAGGTGCGCCTGGCCGATACCGACCTGTGGATCGAAGTGGAAAAAGACTTCACCACCTATGGTGAGGAAGTGAAATTCGGTGGCGGCAAGGTGATCCGCGACGGCATGGGCCAGGGCCAGCTCTGCGCCGCCGACGTGGTCGACACCCTGATCACCAATGCGCTGATCATCGACCACTGGGGCATCGTCAAGGCCGACGTCGGTCTCAAGGACGGGCGCATCGCTGCTATCGGCAAGGCCGGCAACCCTGATATCCAACCCGATGTGACCATCGCCATCGGCGCCGGCACCGAGGTGATCGCCGGCGAGGGCATGATCCTCACCGCTGGCGGCATCGACACCCATATCCACTTCATCTGCCCGCAGCAGATCGAAGAGGCGCTGATGAGCGGGGTGACCACCATGATCGGTGGCGGAACCGGGCCAGCCACCGGTACCAACGCCACCACCTGCACCTCCGGGCCCTGGCACATGGCGCGCATGCTCCAGGCCGCCGACGCCTTCCCGATGAACCTGGGTTTTACCGGCAAGGGCAATGCCTCGCTGCCCGAGCCCTTGATCGAGCAGGTCAAGGCCGGCGCCATCGGCCTCAAGCTGCACGAGGACTGGGGCACTACTCCGGCCGCCATCGACAATTGCCTGAGCGTGGCGGATCAGTACGACGTGCAGGTGGCGATCCACACCGACACGCTGAACGAATCCGGCTTCGTCGAAACCACCCTCGGCGCCTTCAAGGGCCGCACCATCCACACCTACCACACCGAGGGTGCTGGCGGCGGCCACGCGCCGGACATCATCAAGGCGTGTGGGTTCTCGAATGTGCTGCCCAGCTCGACCAACCCGACCCGGCCCTTCACCAAGAACACCATCGACGAGCACCTGGACATGCTCATGGTCTGCCACCACCTCGACCCGAGCATCGCCGAGGACGTGGCCTTCGCCGAGAGCCGTATCCGCCGCGAAACCATCGCCGCCGAAGACATCCTCCACGACCTCGGCGCCTTCTCCATGATCAGCTCCGACAGCCAGGCCATGGGCCGTGTCGGCGAGGTGATCACCCGCACCTGGCAGACCGCCGACAAGATGAAGAAGCAGCGCGGCGCCCTGCCCGAGGACGCACCGGGCAACGACAACTTCCGAGTCAAACGCTATATCGCCAAATACAGCATCAACCCCGCCATCACCCATGGCATCAGCCACGAGGTGGGCTCGATCGAAGTGGGCAAGTGGGCCGATCTGGTGTTGTGGCGCCCGGCTTTCTTCGGCGTCAAGCCGACGCTGATCCTCAAGGGCGGAGCGATTGCCGCCAGCCTGATGGGCGACGCCAACGCCTCGATCCCGACGCCGCAGCCGGTGCACTACCGGCCGATGTTCGCCAGCTACGCTGGCAGCCGCCATGCCACCAGCATCACCTTCATCAGCCAGGCGGCGTTCGATGCCGGCGTGCCCGAGCAGCTCGGCCTGCAGAAGAGGATCGGCGTGGTCAAGGGCTGCCGCGAGGTACAGAAGACCGACCTGATCCATAACGGCTACCTGCCGAATATCGAGGTGGATGCGCAGAACTATCAGGTCAAGGCCGATGGCCAGTTGCTCTGGTGCGAACCGGCCGAGGTGCTGCCGATGGCGCAGCGGTATTTCCTGTTCTGA
- a CDS encoding GNAT family N-acetyltransferase, whose translation MNHAIADACEADLPGILAIYNDAVEFTTAIWNETLVDLANRRAWLAERTAAGFPVLVARDAAGEVLGYASYGAWRPHDGYKHTVEHSVYVRADQRGKGLGPVLMQALIERARAAKLHVMVGAIESENTASIRLHQRLGFVTSGQMPQVGRKFDRWLDLTFMQLILGE comes from the coding sequence ATGAACCACGCCATAGCCGACGCCTGCGAAGCCGATCTGCCCGGCATCCTGGCCATCTACAACGACGCGGTGGAATTCACCACGGCGATCTGGAACGAAACCCTGGTGGATCTGGCCAACCGCCGCGCCTGGCTGGCCGAGCGCACGGCAGCGGGCTTCCCCGTGCTGGTGGCGCGCGATGCAGCCGGCGAGGTGCTCGGCTATGCCAGCTATGGCGCCTGGCGCCCGCACGACGGCTATAAACACACCGTCGAGCACTCGGTCTACGTGCGTGCCGACCAGCGCGGAAAAGGCCTGGGGCCGGTGCTGATGCAGGCGCTGATCGAACGGGCCAGAGCGGCCAAGCTGCATGTCATGGTGGGGGCCATCGAATCGGAAAATACCGCCTCGATCCGCCTGCACCAGCGCCTCGGTTTCGTCACCAGCGGGCAGATGCCCCAGGTCGGCCGCAAATTCGACCGTTGGCTGGATCTGACCTTTATGCAACTGATCCTCGGTGAGTGA
- a CDS encoding DUF485 domain-containing protein, whose translation MHDDSYARIQANPHFKNLVAKRDRFAWTLSAIMLGLYVAFILLIAFDPQLLGTRISEGSPTTWGIPLGVGLILSAFVLTGVYVYRANGEFDALNKVILDEVQK comes from the coding sequence ATGCACGACGATAGCTACGCGCGGATTCAGGCGAATCCGCATTTCAAGAACCTGGTGGCCAAGCGTGACCGTTTCGCCTGGACGCTGTCGGCGATCATGCTGGGCCTTTATGTGGCCTTCATCCTGTTGATCGCCTTCGATCCGCAACTGCTCGGCACGCGCATCAGCGAAGGCTCGCCCACCACCTGGGGCATCCCGCTGGGTGTGGGCCTGATCCTGTCCGCCTTCGTGCTCACCGGTGTTTACGTCTACCGTGCCAACGGCGAGTTCGACGCGCTGAACAAGGTCATCCTGGATGAGGTGCAGAAATGA
- a CDS encoding urease accessory protein UreD has product MNLPATLFTPSWPAELELAYARHGERTTPVHRRHLGPLRVQKHLYAEGPQVCQHIIVHPPGGIAGGDRLDISAHAGEGTWVQLTSPGAAKWYRAAGIARQDLRLHVEAGATLEWLPQETIIYAGAQAELHTQIELRGDARLLYWDIIALGRPAADERFTSGHFQAALDIRRDGKLLWHERQRVSGGDGLLDSPIGLDGQPVFATLLVSGEVDSDLQERCRELKIDGVRGDLSQLSGLLVARCLASEALKARAWLIALWRLLRPALLGREAVPPRIWST; this is encoded by the coding sequence CCCTGTTCACGCCGAGCTGGCCCGCCGAGCTGGAGCTGGCCTACGCGCGGCATGGCGAACGCACCACTCCAGTGCATAGGCGTCATCTCGGCCCTCTTAGGGTGCAGAAGCATCTGTATGCCGAAGGGCCACAGGTCTGCCAGCACATCATCGTCCACCCGCCTGGCGGCATCGCCGGGGGTGACCGCCTGGACATCTCGGCCCATGCCGGCGAAGGCACCTGGGTACAGCTCACCAGCCCTGGCGCGGCCAAGTGGTACCGCGCTGCCGGTATCGCCCGGCAGGATCTGCGCCTGCACGTCGAAGCCGGCGCCACGCTGGAATGGCTGCCGCAGGAAACCATCATTTACGCCGGCGCCCAGGCCGAGCTGCACACGCAGATCGAGCTGCGCGGCGACGCCCGCCTGCTGTACTGGGACATCATCGCCCTCGGTCGCCCCGCTGCCGACGAGCGCTTCACCAGCGGCCACTTCCAGGCCGCGCTGGATATCCGCCGCGACGGCAAGCTGCTGTGGCACGAACGCCAGCGCGTGAGCGGCGGCGACGGCCTGCTGGATTCGCCCATCGGCCTCGACGGCCAGCCGGTGTTCGCCACCCTGCTGGTCAGCGGTGAGGTGGACAGCGACCTGCAGGAACGCTGCCGCGAGCTGAAGATCGACGGTGTGCGCGGCGATCTCAGCCAGCTCTCGGGCCTGCTGGTGGCCCGTTGCCTGGCCAGTGAAGCGCTCAAGGCGCGTGCCTGGCTGATCGCCCTGTGGCGCCTGCTGCGCCCGGCGCTGCTGGGGCGCGAGGCGGTACCACCGCGAATCTGGAGCACATGA
- a CDS encoding GNAT family N-acetyltransferase: MDVTPHMLTSDDFAAYRQGLIALLLDAVEHGASVGFLADLDAQGAHAYFAQVEAALLEGSLLLWIAHERGEVLGSVQLSLCQKPNGLNRAEIQKLLVLSEARRRGIARLLMQAVEQEAASRKRGLLYLDTEAGSDAEQLYRHLGYQCIGGLPDYACGPDGIYRANAIYYKTLARPEP, encoded by the coding sequence ATGGACGTGACACCGCACATGCTCACCTCCGACGACTTCGCCGCTTACCGCCAGGGCCTGATCGCCCTGCTGCTCGATGCGGTCGAGCACGGTGCTTCGGTGGGGTTTCTCGCCGACCTCGACGCCCAGGGCGCCCATGCCTATTTCGCTCAGGTAGAGGCGGCGCTACTGGAGGGTTCACTGCTGCTCTGGATCGCACACGAACGCGGCGAGGTATTGGGCAGTGTGCAACTCAGCCTGTGCCAGAAGCCCAATGGCCTGAACCGCGCGGAAATCCAGAAGCTGCTGGTGCTGAGCGAGGCGCGCCGACGCGGTATCGCCCGCCTGTTGATGCAGGCCGTCGAACAGGAAGCGGCGAGCCGCAAGCGTGGCCTGCTGTACCTCGACACCGAAGCTGGCAGCGACGCGGAACAGCTCTATCGCCACCTTGGCTACCAGTGCATCGGTGGCCTACCCGACTACGCCTGCGGCCCGGACGGTATCTATCGGGCCAATGCCATCTACTACAAGACGCTTGCGAGGCCTGAACCATGA
- the rarD gene encoding EamA family transporter RarD, translated as MTTVNPQRGYLLGLTAYIIWGMFPLYFKALQAVPALEIIVHRALWSALFGALLLAVWKHPGWWRELREHPRRLLVLAGCGLLIASNWLIYVWAVNNDRMLEASLGYYINPLVNVLLGLLILGERLRRLQWLAVGLAALGVLQQVWQVGSLPWVSLALALTFGFYGLIRKQAPVAALPGLVVETWLLLPVALIWLALHPAAMSGQAGFWSSGEVLLLALAGPITLIPLVCFNAAARHLPYTTLGFLQYIAPTLVMLQAVLLFGERLDPARLMAFACIWAGLVVYSLDIWINSRRRVVV; from the coding sequence ATGACCACCGTCAACCCGCAGCGCGGGTATCTGCTGGGCCTGACCGCCTACATCATCTGGGGCATGTTCCCCCTCTACTTCAAGGCCCTGCAGGCCGTTCCGGCATTGGAGATCATCGTTCACCGCGCACTCTGGTCGGCGTTGTTCGGTGCGCTGTTGCTGGCCGTATGGAAGCATCCAGGCTGGTGGCGCGAACTGCGTGAGCACCCCAGACGCCTGCTGGTGCTGGCCGGGTGCGGCCTGCTGATCGCCAGCAACTGGCTGATCTACGTCTGGGCGGTGAACAACGACCGCATGCTCGAAGCCAGCCTGGGCTACTACATCAACCCGCTGGTCAACGTGCTGCTTGGCTTGCTCATCCTCGGCGAGCGTCTGCGTCGTCTGCAGTGGTTGGCCGTGGGGTTGGCGGCGCTGGGCGTGCTGCAGCAGGTATGGCAGGTGGGCAGCCTGCCCTGGGTGTCGCTGGCGCTGGCGCTGACCTTCGGCTTCTACGGGCTGATTCGCAAGCAGGCGCCGGTGGCGGCCTTGCCTGGATTGGTGGTGGAAACCTGGCTGCTGCTGCCGGTGGCGCTGATCTGGCTGGCCCTGCACCCGGCGGCGATGAGTGGCCAGGCCGGCTTCTGGAGCAGCGGCGAGGTGCTGCTGCTGGCCCTGGCCGGCCCCATCACCCTGATCCCGTTGGTGTGCTTCAACGCCGCCGCGCGGCATCTGCCGTACACCACCCTGGGCTTTCTGCAGTACATCGCCCCGACCCTGGTGATGTTGCAGGCGGTGCTGCTGTTCGGCGAGCGCCTCGATCCGGCCAGGCTGATGGCGTTCGCCTGCATCTGGGCGGGGTTGGTGGTCTATAGCCTGGATATCTGGATTAATTCGCGCCGACGTGTGGTGGTGTGA
- a CDS encoding cation acetate symporter: protein MIARLLGIFALLLISPALWAAGALEGEVQRQPLNVSAITMFVAFVGATLYITYWASKRSQSASDFYTAGGSITGFQNGLAIAGDYMSAASFLGISALVFSSGYDGLIYSIGFLVGWPVILFLIAERLRNLGKYTFADVASYRLKQKEIRTLSASGSLVVVAFYLIAQMVGAGKLIELLFGLNYHVAVVLVGILMVCYVLFGGMLATTWVQIIKAVLLLSGASFMALMVMKHVNFDFATLFSEAIKVHPKGEAIMSPGGLVKDPISAISLGLALMFGTAGLPHILMRFFTVGDAKEARKSVFFATGFIGYFYILTFIIGFGAILLVSTNPAFKDASGALLGGNNMAAVHLANAVGGSIFLGFISAVAFATILAVVAGLTLAGASAVSHDLYASVIKKGKANERDELRVSKITTVALGVLAIGLGILFEKQNIAFMVGLAFSIAASCNFPVLFLSMYWKNLTTRGAMIGGWLGLVTAVTLMILGPTVWVQVLGFEKAIFPYEYPALFSMAVAFIGVWFFSITDSSAAAGEERARFLPQFVRSQTGLGASGAVSH from the coding sequence ATGATCGCCCGTCTTCTCGGCATCTTCGCCCTGCTGCTTATCAGTCCTGCCCTGTGGGCCGCTGGCGCTCTGGAGGGTGAGGTTCAGCGTCAGCCCCTGAACGTCTCAGCCATCACCATGTTCGTCGCCTTCGTCGGCGCCACCCTGTACATCACCTACTGGGCCTCCAAGCGCAGCCAGTCGGCCTCGGATTTCTACACCGCCGGCGGCAGCATCACCGGCTTCCAGAACGGCCTGGCGATTGCCGGCGACTACATGTCGGCGGCGTCCTTCCTGGGCATTTCCGCGCTGGTGTTCAGCAGCGGCTATGACGGCCTGATCTACTCGATCGGCTTCCTGGTCGGCTGGCCGGTGATCCTGTTCCTGATCGCCGAGCGCTTGCGCAACCTCGGCAAGTACACCTTCGCCGACGTGGCTTCCTACCGCCTCAAGCAGAAGGAAATCCGCACCCTGTCGGCCAGTGGTTCGCTGGTGGTGGTGGCCTTCTACCTGATCGCGCAGATGGTCGGTGCCGGCAAGCTGATCGAACTGCTGTTCGGCCTCAACTACCACGTGGCCGTCGTGCTGGTGGGCATCCTGATGGTCTGCTACGTGCTGTTCGGCGGCATGCTGGCCACCACCTGGGTGCAGATCATCAAGGCCGTGCTGCTGCTGTCCGGTGCCTCGTTCATGGCGCTGATGGTGATGAAGCACGTCAACTTCGACTTCGCCACGCTGTTCAGCGAAGCGATCAAGGTGCACCCCAAGGGCGAGGCGATCATGAGCCCGGGCGGCCTGGTGAAGGATCCGATCTCGGCCATCTCCCTGGGCCTGGCGCTGATGTTTGGTACCGCTGGCCTGCCGCATATCCTGATGCGCTTCTTCACCGTTGGTGACGCCAAGGAAGCGCGCAAGTCGGTGTTCTTCGCCACCGGTTTCATCGGCTACTTCTACATCCTGACCTTCATCATCGGCTTCGGCGCGATCCTGCTGGTCAGCACCAACCCGGCTTTCAAGGATGCCAGCGGCGCACTGCTGGGCGGCAACAACATGGCCGCGGTGCACCTGGCCAACGCCGTGGGCGGCAGCATCTTCCTCGGCTTCATCTCGGCCGTGGCCTTCGCCACCATCCTCGCGGTGGTCGCCGGCCTGACCCTGGCTGGCGCCTCGGCGGTGTCCCACGACCTGTACGCCAGCGTGATCAAGAAGGGCAAGGCCAACGAGCGTGACGAGCTGCGCGTGTCGAAGATCACCACCGTGGCCCTGGGTGTGCTGGCCATCGGCCTGGGCATCCTGTTCGAGAAGCAGAACATCGCCTTCATGGTGGGCCTGGCCTTCTCCATCGCCGCCAGTTGCAACTTCCCGGTGCTGTTCCTTTCCATGTACTGGAAGAACCTGACCACCCGTGGCGCCATGATCGGCGGCTGGCTGGGCCTGGTCACCGCAGTGACGCTGATGATCCTTGGCCCGACCGTGTGGGTGCAGGTGCTGGGCTTCGAGAAGGCCATCTTCCCCTACGAGTACCCGGCGCTGTTCTCCATGGCCGTGGCCTTCATCGGGGTCTGGTTCTTCTCCATCACCGACAGCTCGGCAGCGGCTGGCGAGGAGCGCGCCCGCTTCCTGCCGCAGTTCGTCCGCTCGCAGACCGGCCTGGGTGCCAGCGGTGCCGTCTCGCACTGA
- the trhP gene encoding prephenate-dependent tRNA uridine(34) hydroxylase TrhP, producing the protein MPRFPELLSPAGSLKNMRYAFAYGADAVYAGQPRYSLRVRNNEFDHANLAIGIAEAHAQGKQFYVVVNIAPHNAKLKTFLKDLEPVVAMAPNALIMSDPGLIMLVREHFPHMAIHLSVQANAVNWASVEFWRRQGLSRVILSRELALEEIEEIRQAVPDMELEVFVHGALCMAYSGRCLLSGYINRRDPNQGTCTNACRWQYQASPAAENESGDIVQLVEPTLGQGAPTGQAFLLEEASRPGEQMAAFEDEHGTYIMNSKDLRAVQHVPRLVAMGVHSLKIEGRTKSHFYCARTAQAYRRAIDDAVAGRPFDRSLMHDLESLANRGYTEGFLRRHVHDEYQNYQRGNSLAERQQFVGELTGERRGELAEVLVKNRFEVGDGIELMTPQGNLRFSLEYLENRSGERIAVAPGDGHRVYLPVAAGVDLGHGLLLRDL; encoded by the coding sequence ATGCCCCGTTTTCCCGAACTGCTGTCGCCGGCCGGCAGCCTCAAGAACATGCGTTATGCCTTCGCCTACGGCGCCGATGCGGTGTATGCCGGTCAGCCGCGCTACAGCCTGCGGGTGCGCAACAACGAGTTCGATCACGCCAACCTGGCCATCGGCATTGCCGAAGCGCACGCTCAGGGCAAGCAGTTCTACGTGGTGGTCAACATCGCCCCGCACAACGCCAAGCTGAAGACCTTCCTCAAGGATCTCGAGCCAGTGGTGGCGATGGCGCCGAACGCATTGATCATGTCCGATCCCGGCCTGATCATGCTGGTGCGAGAGCACTTTCCGCACATGGCCATCCACCTGTCGGTGCAGGCCAACGCGGTGAACTGGGCCAGTGTCGAGTTCTGGCGGCGCCAGGGGCTGAGCCGGGTGATCCTCTCCCGCGAGCTGGCGCTGGAAGAGATCGAGGAGATTCGCCAGGCAGTGCCGGACATGGAGCTGGAGGTGTTCGTCCATGGGGCGTTGTGCATGGCCTATTCCGGACGTTGCCTGCTGTCGGGCTACATCAACCGCCGCGACCCCAACCAGGGCACCTGCACCAACGCCTGTCGCTGGCAGTACCAGGCCAGCCCGGCTGCCGAGAACGAAAGCGGCGATATCGTCCAGCTCGTCGAGCCGACCCTGGGCCAGGGTGCGCCCACCGGCCAGGCCTTCCTGCTGGAGGAGGCGAGCCGCCCCGGCGAGCAGATGGCCGCCTTCGAGGACGAGCACGGCACCTACATCATGAACTCCAAGGATCTGCGCGCGGTGCAGCACGTGCCGCGCCTGGTGGCCATGGGCGTGCACTCGCTGAAGATCGAAGGGCGCACCAAGAGCCACTTCTACTGCGCGCGCACCGCCCAGGCCTACCGCCGCGCCATCGACGACGCCGTGGCCGGGCGCCCCTTCGACAGAAGCCTGATGCATGACCTCGAGTCCCTGGCCAACCGTGGTTACACCGAGGGCTTCCTGCGCCGCCACGTGCACGACGAATACCAGAACTACCAGCGCGGCAACTCCCTCGCCGAGCGCCAGCAGTTCGTCGGTGAGCTGACCGGTGAGCGCCGTGGCGAGCTGGCCGAAGTGCTGGTGAAGAACCGCTTCGAGGTGGGCGACGGCATCGAGCTGATGACCCCACAAGGCAATCTGCGCTTCTCGCTCGAATACCTGGAGAACCGTTCCGGCGAGCGCATCGCGGTAGCGCCCGGTGACGGGCATCGGGTGTACCTGCCGGTTGCAGCGGGTGTCGACCTCGGCCATGGGTTGCTGCTGCGCGATCTCTAA